In Mus musculus strain C57BL/6J chromosome 1, GRCm38.p6 C57BL/6J, a single genomic region encodes these proteins:
- the Tnnt2 gene encoding troponin T, cardiac muscle isoform X5 encodes MSDAEEVVEEYEEEQEEAVEEEDWSEEEEDEQEEAVEEEEAGGAEPEPEGEAETEEANVEEVGPDEEAKDAEEGPVEDTKPKPSRLFMPNLVPPKIPDGERVDFDDIHRKRVEKDLNELQTLIEAHFENRKKEEEELISLKDRIEKRRAERAEQQRIRNEREKERQNRLAEERARREEEENRRKAEDEARKKKALSNMMHFGGYIQKQAQTERKSGKRQTEREKKKKILAERRKALAIDHLNEDQLREKAKELWQSIHNLEAEKFDLQEKFKQQKYEINVLRNRINDNQKVSKTRGKAKVTGRWK; translated from the exons AGCAAGAGGAggcagtggaggaggaggaggctggtgGGGCTGAACCTGAGCCTGAGGGTGAGGCTGAGACAGAGGAGGCCAACGTAGAAG AGGTTGGTCCTGATGAAGAAGCCAAAGATGCTGAAG AAGGTCCAGTAGAGGACACCAAACCCAAGCCCAG CAGGCTCTTCATGCCCAACTTGGTGCCACCCAAGATCCCCGATGGAGAGAGAGTGGACTTTGAT GACATCCACAGGAAGCGCGTGGAGAAGGACCTGAATGAGCTACAGACTCTGATCGAGGCTCACTTCGAgaacaggaagaaggaggaagaggagctgaTTTCCCTCAAAGACAGGATC GAAAAGCGTCGGGCAGAGCGGGCCGAGCAGCAGCGTATTCGCAATGAGCGGGAGAAGGAAAGGCAGAACCGCCTGGCT GAAGAGAGGGCCCGgcgtgaggaggaggagaacaggaGGAAGGCTGAGGATGAGGCCCGGAAGAAGAAGGCTCTGTCCAACATGATGCACTTTGGAGGGTACATCCAGAAG CAAGCTCAG ACAGAGCGGAAGAgtgggaagagacagacagagagagagaagaagaagaagatcctggcagagaggaggaaggcgCTGGCCATCGACCACCTGAATGAAGACCAACTGAG AGAGAAGGCCAAGGAGCTGTGGCAGAGTATTCACAACCTGGAGGCTGAGAAGTTCGACCTGCAGGAAAAGTTCAAGCAGCAGAAATACGAA atCAACGTTCTGCGAAACCGGATCAATGACAACCAGAAAGT CTCCAAAACTCGTGGGAAGGCCAAAGTCACCGGGCGTTGGAAATAG
- the Tnnt2 gene encoding troponin T, cardiac muscle isoform X6, translating to MSDAEEVVEEYEEEQEEEDWSEEEEDEQEEAVEEEEAGGAEPEPEGEAETEEANVEEVGPDEEAKDAEEGPVEDTKPKPSRLFMPNLVPPKIPDGERVDFDDIHRKRVEKDLNELQTLIEAHFENRKKEEEELISLKDRIEKRRAERAEQQRIRNEREKERQNRLAEERARREEEENRRKAEDEARKKKALSNMMHFGGYIQKQAQTERKSGKRQTEREKKKKILAERRKALAIDHLNEDQLREKAKELWQSIHNLEAEKFDLQEKFKQQKYEINVLRNRINDNQKVSKTRGKAKVTGRWK from the exons AGCAAGAGGAggcagtggaggaggaggaggctggtgGGGCTGAACCTGAGCCTGAGGGTGAGGCTGAGACAGAGGAGGCCAACGTAGAAG AGGTTGGTCCTGATGAAGAAGCCAAAGATGCTGAAG AAGGTCCAGTAGAGGACACCAAACCCAAGCCCAG CAGGCTCTTCATGCCCAACTTGGTGCCACCCAAGATCCCCGATGGAGAGAGAGTGGACTTTGAT GACATCCACAGGAAGCGCGTGGAGAAGGACCTGAATGAGCTACAGACTCTGATCGAGGCTCACTTCGAgaacaggaagaaggaggaagaggagctgaTTTCCCTCAAAGACAGGATC GAAAAGCGTCGGGCAGAGCGGGCCGAGCAGCAGCGTATTCGCAATGAGCGGGAGAAGGAAAGGCAGAACCGCCTGGCT GAAGAGAGGGCCCGgcgtgaggaggaggagaacaggaGGAAGGCTGAGGATGAGGCCCGGAAGAAGAAGGCTCTGTCCAACATGATGCACTTTGGAGGGTACATCCAGAAG CAAGCTCAG ACAGAGCGGAAGAgtgggaagagacagacagagagagagaagaagaagaagatcctggcagagaggaggaaggcgCTGGCCATCGACCACCTGAATGAAGACCAACTGAG AGAGAAGGCCAAGGAGCTGTGGCAGAGTATTCACAACCTGGAGGCTGAGAAGTTCGACCTGCAGGAAAAGTTCAAGCAGCAGAAATACGAA atCAACGTTCTGCGAAACCGGATCAATGACAACCAGAAAGT CTCCAAAACTCGTGGGAAGGCCAAAGTCACCGGGCGTTGGAAATAG
- the Tnnt2 gene encoding troponin T, cardiac muscle isoform f (isoform f is encoded by transcript variant 9) yields the protein MSDAEEVVEEYEEEQEEQEEAVEEEEAGGAEPEPEGEAETEEANVEEVGPDEEAKDAEEGPVEDTKPKPSRLFMPNLVPPKIPDGERVDFDDIHRKRVEKDLNELQTLIEAHFENRKKEEEELISLKDRIEKRRAERAEQQRIRNEREKERQNRLAEERARREEEENRRKAEDEARKKKALSNMMHFGGYIQKTERKSGKRQTEREKKKKILAERRKALAIDHLNEDQLREKAKELWQSIHNLEAEKFDLQEKFKQQKYEINVLRNRINDNQKVSKTRGKAKVTGRWK from the exons AGCAAGAGGAggcagtggaggaggaggaggctggtgGGGCTGAACCTGAGCCTGAGGGTGAGGCTGAGACAGAGGAGGCCAACGTAGAAG AGGTTGGTCCTGATGAAGAAGCCAAAGATGCTGAAG AAGGTCCAGTAGAGGACACCAAACCCAAGCCCAG CAGGCTCTTCATGCCCAACTTGGTGCCACCCAAGATCCCCGATGGAGAGAGAGTGGACTTTGAT GACATCCACAGGAAGCGCGTGGAGAAGGACCTGAATGAGCTACAGACTCTGATCGAGGCTCACTTCGAgaacaggaagaaggaggaagaggagctgaTTTCCCTCAAAGACAGGATC GAAAAGCGTCGGGCAGAGCGGGCCGAGCAGCAGCGTATTCGCAATGAGCGGGAGAAGGAAAGGCAGAACCGCCTGGCT GAAGAGAGGGCCCGgcgtgaggaggaggagaacaggaGGAAGGCTGAGGATGAGGCCCGGAAGAAGAAGGCTCTGTCCAACATGATGCACTTTGGAGGGTACATCCAGAAG ACAGAGCGGAAGAgtgggaagagacagacagagagagagaagaagaagaagatcctggcagagaggaggaaggcgCTGGCCATCGACCACCTGAATGAAGACCAACTGAG AGAGAAGGCCAAGGAGCTGTGGCAGAGTATTCACAACCTGGAGGCTGAGAAGTTCGACCTGCAGGAAAAGTTCAAGCAGCAGAAATACGAA atCAACGTTCTGCGAAACCGGATCAATGACAACCAGAAAGT CTCCAAAACTCGTGGGAAGGCCAAAGTCACCGGGCGTTGGAAATAG
- the Tnnt2 gene encoding troponin T, cardiac muscle isoform a (isoform a is encoded by transcript variant 1) has product MSDAEEVVEEYEEEQEEAVEEEDWSEEEEDEQEEAVEEEEAGGAEPEPEGEAETEEANVEEVGPDEEAKDAEEGPVEDTKPKPSRLFMPNLVPPKIPDGERVDFDDIHRKRVEKDLNELQTLIEAHFENRKKEEEELISLKDRIEKRRAERAEQQRIRNEREKERQNRLAEERARREEEENRRKAEDEARKKKALSNMMHFGGYIQKTERKSGKRQTEREKKKKILAERRKALAIDHLNEDQLREKAKELWQSIHNLEAEKFDLQEKFKQQKYEINVLRNRINDNQKVSKTRGKAKVTGRWK; this is encoded by the exons AGCAAGAGGAggcagtggaggaggaggaggctggtgGGGCTGAACCTGAGCCTGAGGGTGAGGCTGAGACAGAGGAGGCCAACGTAGAAG AGGTTGGTCCTGATGAAGAAGCCAAAGATGCTGAAG AAGGTCCAGTAGAGGACACCAAACCCAAGCCCAG CAGGCTCTTCATGCCCAACTTGGTGCCACCCAAGATCCCCGATGGAGAGAGAGTGGACTTTGAT GACATCCACAGGAAGCGCGTGGAGAAGGACCTGAATGAGCTACAGACTCTGATCGAGGCTCACTTCGAgaacaggaagaaggaggaagaggagctgaTTTCCCTCAAAGACAGGATC GAAAAGCGTCGGGCAGAGCGGGCCGAGCAGCAGCGTATTCGCAATGAGCGGGAGAAGGAAAGGCAGAACCGCCTGGCT GAAGAGAGGGCCCGgcgtgaggaggaggagaacaggaGGAAGGCTGAGGATGAGGCCCGGAAGAAGAAGGCTCTGTCCAACATGATGCACTTTGGAGGGTACATCCAGAAG ACAGAGCGGAAGAgtgggaagagacagacagagagagagaagaagaagaagatcctggcagagaggaggaaggcgCTGGCCATCGACCACCTGAATGAAGACCAACTGAG AGAGAAGGCCAAGGAGCTGTGGCAGAGTATTCACAACCTGGAGGCTGAGAAGTTCGACCTGCAGGAAAAGTTCAAGCAGCAGAAATACGAA atCAACGTTCTGCGAAACCGGATCAATGACAACCAGAAAGT CTCCAAAACTCGTGGGAAGGCCAAAGTCACCGGGCGTTGGAAATAG
- the Tnnt2 gene encoding troponin T, cardiac muscle isoform X7 codes for MSDAEEVVEEYEEEQEEQEEAVEEEEAGGAEPEPEGEAETEEANVEEVGPDEEAKDAEEGPVEDTKPKPSRLFMPNLVPPKIPDGERVDFDDIHRKRVEKDLNELQTLIEAHFENRKKEEEELISLKDRIEKRRAERAEQQRIRNEREKERQNRLAEERARREEEENRRKAEDEARKKKALSNMMHFGGYIQKQAQTERKSGKRQTEREKKKKILAERRKALAIDHLNEDQLREKAKELWQSIHNLEAEKFDLQEKFKQQKYEINVLRNRINDNQKVSKTRGKAKVTGRWK; via the exons AGCAAGAGGAggcagtggaggaggaggaggctggtgGGGCTGAACCTGAGCCTGAGGGTGAGGCTGAGACAGAGGAGGCCAACGTAGAAG AGGTTGGTCCTGATGAAGAAGCCAAAGATGCTGAAG AAGGTCCAGTAGAGGACACCAAACCCAAGCCCAG CAGGCTCTTCATGCCCAACTTGGTGCCACCCAAGATCCCCGATGGAGAGAGAGTGGACTTTGAT GACATCCACAGGAAGCGCGTGGAGAAGGACCTGAATGAGCTACAGACTCTGATCGAGGCTCACTTCGAgaacaggaagaaggaggaagaggagctgaTTTCCCTCAAAGACAGGATC GAAAAGCGTCGGGCAGAGCGGGCCGAGCAGCAGCGTATTCGCAATGAGCGGGAGAAGGAAAGGCAGAACCGCCTGGCT GAAGAGAGGGCCCGgcgtgaggaggaggagaacaggaGGAAGGCTGAGGATGAGGCCCGGAAGAAGAAGGCTCTGTCCAACATGATGCACTTTGGAGGGTACATCCAGAAG CAAGCTCAG ACAGAGCGGAAGAgtgggaagagacagacagagagagagaagaagaagaagatcctggcagagaggaggaaggcgCTGGCCATCGACCACCTGAATGAAGACCAACTGAG AGAGAAGGCCAAGGAGCTGTGGCAGAGTATTCACAACCTGGAGGCTGAGAAGTTCGACCTGCAGGAAAAGTTCAAGCAGCAGAAATACGAA atCAACGTTCTGCGAAACCGGATCAATGACAACCAGAAAGT CTCCAAAACTCGTGGGAAGGCCAAAGTCACCGGGCGTTGGAAATAG
- the Tnnt2 gene encoding troponin T, cardiac muscle isoform d (isoform d is encoded by transcript variant 5) translates to MSDAEEVVEEYEEEQEEAVEEQEEAVEEEEAGGAEPEPEGEAETEEANVEEVGPDEEAKDAEEGPVEDTKPKPSRLFMPNLVPPKIPDGERVDFDDIHRKRVEKDLNELQTLIEAHFENRKKEEEELISLKDRIEKRRAERAEQQRIRNEREKERQNRLAEERARREEEENRRKAEDEARKKKALSNMMHFGGYIQKQAQTERKSGKRQTEREKKKKILAERRKALAIDHLNEDQLREKAKELWQSIHNLEAEKFDLQEKFKQQKYEINVLRNRINDNQKVSKTRGKAKVTGRWK, encoded by the exons AGCAAGAGGAggcagtggaggaggaggaggctggtgGGGCTGAACCTGAGCCTGAGGGTGAGGCTGAGACAGAGGAGGCCAACGTAGAAG AGGTTGGTCCTGATGAAGAAGCCAAAGATGCTGAAG AAGGTCCAGTAGAGGACACCAAACCCAAGCCCAG CAGGCTCTTCATGCCCAACTTGGTGCCACCCAAGATCCCCGATGGAGAGAGAGTGGACTTTGAT GACATCCACAGGAAGCGCGTGGAGAAGGACCTGAATGAGCTACAGACTCTGATCGAGGCTCACTTCGAgaacaggaagaaggaggaagaggagctgaTTTCCCTCAAAGACAGGATC GAAAAGCGTCGGGCAGAGCGGGCCGAGCAGCAGCGTATTCGCAATGAGCGGGAGAAGGAAAGGCAGAACCGCCTGGCT GAAGAGAGGGCCCGgcgtgaggaggaggagaacaggaGGAAGGCTGAGGATGAGGCCCGGAAGAAGAAGGCTCTGTCCAACATGATGCACTTTGGAGGGTACATCCAGAAG CAAGCTCAG ACAGAGCGGAAGAgtgggaagagacagacagagagagagaagaagaagaagatcctggcagagaggaggaaggcgCTGGCCATCGACCACCTGAATGAAGACCAACTGAG AGAGAAGGCCAAGGAGCTGTGGCAGAGTATTCACAACCTGGAGGCTGAGAAGTTCGACCTGCAGGAAAAGTTCAAGCAGCAGAAATACGAA atCAACGTTCTGCGAAACCGGATCAATGACAACCAGAAAGT CTCCAAAACTCGTGGGAAGGCCAAAGTCACCGGGCGTTGGAAATAG
- the Tnnt2 gene encoding troponin T, cardiac muscle isoform c (isoform c is encoded by transcript variant 4) — translation MSDAEEVVEEYEEEQEEEDWSEEEEDEQEEAVEEEEAGGAEPEPEGEAETEEANVEEVGPDEEAKDAEEGPVEDTKPKPSRLFMPNLVPPKIPDGERVDFDDIHRKRVEKDLNELQTLIEAHFENRKKEEEELISLKDRIEKRRAERAEQQRIRNEREKERQNRLAEERARREEEENRRKAEDEARKKKALSNMMHFGGYIQKTERKSGKRQTEREKKKKILAERRKALAIDHLNEDQLREKAKELWQSIHNLEAEKFDLQEKFKQQKYEINVLRNRINDNQKVSKTRGKAKVTGRWK, via the exons AGCAAGAGGAggcagtggaggaggaggaggctggtgGGGCTGAACCTGAGCCTGAGGGTGAGGCTGAGACAGAGGAGGCCAACGTAGAAG AGGTTGGTCCTGATGAAGAAGCCAAAGATGCTGAAG AAGGTCCAGTAGAGGACACCAAACCCAAGCCCAG CAGGCTCTTCATGCCCAACTTGGTGCCACCCAAGATCCCCGATGGAGAGAGAGTGGACTTTGAT GACATCCACAGGAAGCGCGTGGAGAAGGACCTGAATGAGCTACAGACTCTGATCGAGGCTCACTTCGAgaacaggaagaaggaggaagaggagctgaTTTCCCTCAAAGACAGGATC GAAAAGCGTCGGGCAGAGCGGGCCGAGCAGCAGCGTATTCGCAATGAGCGGGAGAAGGAAAGGCAGAACCGCCTGGCT GAAGAGAGGGCCCGgcgtgaggaggaggagaacaggaGGAAGGCTGAGGATGAGGCCCGGAAGAAGAAGGCTCTGTCCAACATGATGCACTTTGGAGGGTACATCCAGAAG ACAGAGCGGAAGAgtgggaagagacagacagagagagagaagaagaagaagatcctggcagagaggaggaaggcgCTGGCCATCGACCACCTGAATGAAGACCAACTGAG AGAGAAGGCCAAGGAGCTGTGGCAGAGTATTCACAACCTGGAGGCTGAGAAGTTCGACCTGCAGGAAAAGTTCAAGCAGCAGAAATACGAA atCAACGTTCTGCGAAACCGGATCAATGACAACCAGAAAGT CTCCAAAACTCGTGGGAAGGCCAAAGTCACCGGGCGTTGGAAATAG